From Saprospiraceae bacterium, one genomic window encodes:
- a CDS encoding transposase, which yields MSWCYPGTIVKGALTSQLKIQTIYELKNNLFKYFKITSFRVNDQSCTNDILSIAKHNDLVIRDMGYFNLLCFKKLINKGVSIISKVKYGVVMLDEKTGKRIDIFKLMKGKSKIEKWIFLGKDDKVRVRLLINRVHPIIASERKRKASKDRNNKINHSDDYYKYLNFSILITNTESNDISIDQAFILYSLRWRIETIFKSWKSYNNLQKVIPTYNKLSKDRVDSIIVLSLINIVIQHRMYQVAILYNNNLGNVNQISLFKFIDYFKKEIIDLLSNPIINIKKLVENCKYEKRNDRINYFNKLAL from the coding sequence TTGAGCTGGTGTTATCCAGGCACAATAGTTAAAGGGGCATTAACATCTCAGTTAAAAATTCAAACAATTTACGAACTAAAAAATAACTTATTTAAATACTTTAAAATAACATCATTTAGAGTCAATGACCAATCATGTACAAATGACATACTTTCTATTGCAAAACACAATGATCTTGTAATAAGAGACATGGGATATTTTAATCTATTATGTTTCAAAAAGTTAATAAATAAAGGTGTTTCCATTATAAGTAAAGTAAAATATGGAGTTGTTATGCTTGATGAAAAAACAGGCAAGCGGATTGATATTTTTAAACTAATGAAGGGAAAATCCAAAATTGAAAAATGGATATTCCTTGGAAAAGATGATAAAGTTAGAGTGCGATTATTAATAAATAGAGTACATCCCATTATAGCTAGTGAAAGAAAACGAAAAGCCAGCAAGGATCGAAATAATAAAATAAATCATAGTGATGATTACTATAAATATTTAAACTTTTCAATTTTAATCACAAATACAGAAAGTAACGATATTTCAATTGACCAAGCTTTCATTCTATATTCATTAAGATGGAGAATAGAAACTATATTTAAAAGCTGGAAGAGTTACAATAATTTGCAGAAAGTAATACCAACATATAATAAGTTATCAAAGGATAGAGTAGATTCAATTATAGTACTTTCTTTAATAAATATCGTAATACAACATAGAATGTACCAAGTGGCAATATTGTATAATAATAATCTTGGAAATGTGAACCAAATTAGTCTATTTAAATTTATAGACTATTTCAAAAAAGAAATCATTGATCTGCTTTCCAATCCAATAATAAACATCAAAAAATTAGTGGAAAATTGCAAATATGAAAAACGAAATGACCGTATAAACTATTTTAATAAACTGGCCCTCTAA
- a CDS encoding alpha/beta hydrolase, whose protein sequence is MSRFLIFVFCAHFLIIESKGQQKINGQFVFRNVLKKYSLYLPSGQQHPYKAVLAFHPLNTARWNAISWRDTLVTFAEHNQLMLICPDGGADGRVDDEVDTAFTTRLLDSVMFWHPYDADKLIALGFSWGGRTVYSYGLSRPDLIHGLIPIGAAIDGTDQLRGKEEGAKNKNIYIVHGSLDAVNTRFYPALQFLSNTRACVRDSMLLGIEHTIDFPNRNSIISDAYQWVYSNLCSSTDLVQSDKLPELQVIYRLNGLLIRNLSERILSFRIIDINSNVLFEKTTSGIAEEYFPLSLVSGVYFFDLKNNRKPVSFIVP, encoded by the coding sequence ATGTCCAGATTTCTGATATTTGTTTTTTGTGCTCATTTCCTTATCATTGAATCCAAAGGTCAGCAGAAAATTAACGGTCAGTTTGTTTTTAGGAACGTACTAAAGAAATATTCCTTGTACCTTCCATCAGGACAGCAACATCCTTATAAAGCCGTACTTGCATTTCACCCTCTAAATACGGCCAGATGGAATGCCATAAGCTGGAGAGATACTTTAGTAACTTTTGCTGAACACAATCAGCTGATGCTGATTTGTCCGGATGGTGGAGCCGATGGGAGAGTTGATGACGAAGTTGACACAGCATTCACCACCAGACTTTTGGATTCAGTCATGTTTTGGCATCCCTACGATGCAGACAAACTGATTGCACTTGGATTTTCCTGGGGAGGCAGAACTGTCTATTCTTATGGCCTTTCCAGACCAGATTTGATCCATGGTTTAATCCCAATAGGAGCTGCCATTGATGGTACGGATCAACTGCGTGGGAAGGAAGAAGGAGCGAAAAATAAAAATATCTATATAGTACACGGCAGTCTTGATGCGGTCAACACCAGATTTTATCCCGCCTTACAGTTTTTAAGCAATACCAGAGCCTGCGTCAGAGACAGCATGCTTTTGGGAATTGAGCATACGATTGATTTCCCAAACCGGAATTCTATTATTTCAGATGCTTATCAATGGGTTTACTCTAACTTGTGCTCAAGTACTGACTTGGTTCAATCGGACAAATTGCCCGAGTTGCAGGTGATTTATCGATTAAATGGGTTACTGATTAGAAATCTTTCAGAGCGTATTTTATCTTTTAGGATTATAGATATCAACTCAAATGTTCTATTTGAAAAAACCACCTCAGGAATTGCTGAAGAATATTTTCCCTTGAGTTTAGTATCCGGAGTTTATTTTTTTGATTTGAAAAACAACAGAAAGCCGGTATCATTTATAGTTCCCTGA
- a CDS encoding glucosaminidase domain-containing protein, with the protein MCQYGVIMKKLNYLVVVLLTGFLMISTRPVTVQEKYMDRFKDIAMVEMKRSGIPASIKMAQGILESMAGRSELAVNANNHFGIKCKSSWQGETYLYKDDDRDSSGNLMHSCFRLYPSAEDSYYDHSEFLRNRSRYNVLFSLEITDYVAWANGLKKCGYATDPTYPAKIIQTIEKYNLYVLDQEVLKSQLVPVKAEEEIIAESIKNIEAEARITTATHPVAIKSPLPLHRPMVKPGIPFQINKETNTKTKGKRKKLYK; encoded by the coding sequence GATCATGAAAAAATTGAATTATTTGGTGGTGGTGTTGCTTACAGGATTTCTGATGATCAGCACCCGTCCTGTGACAGTACAGGAGAAGTACATGGATCGGTTTAAGGACATCGCAATGGTGGAAATGAAGCGTTCCGGCATTCCGGCTTCCATCAAGATGGCTCAGGGAATCCTGGAGTCCATGGCAGGGAGAAGCGAGTTGGCAGTAAACGCCAACAATCACTTTGGGATCAAGTGCAAATCCAGCTGGCAGGGGGAAACCTATTTATACAAAGATGATGATCGGGATTCATCAGGCAATTTGATGCATTCCTGTTTTCGGCTGTATCCGAGTGCAGAAGATTCTTATTATGATCATTCGGAATTTTTGAGAAACAGGTCCCGTTACAATGTTTTATTCAGTTTGGAAATCACCGATTACGTAGCCTGGGCCAACGGATTGAAAAAATGCGGATACGCAACCGATCCTACTTACCCTGCCAAGATCATCCAGACCATTGAAAAATACAATCTATACGTATTGGATCAGGAGGTATTAAAATCTCAGCTTGTTCCGGTGAAAGCAGAAGAAGAAATTATTGCTGAATCGATCAAAAACATAGAAGCAGAAGCAAGGATCACAACAGCCACCCATCCGGTAGCAATAAAATCCCCTTTGCCCCTCCACAGACCCATGGTAAAGCCCGGAATTCCTTTCCAAATTAACAAGGAGACCAACACAAAGACAAAGGGAAAAAGAAAAAAGTTATATAAATAA